A single Methanocaldococcus bathoardescens DNA region contains:
- the cbiQ gene encoding cobalt ECF transporter T component CbiQ: MHGNVYIVEKLSSKESLMHRIDARIKLISIFIIVLFANLQGNIYSLIILELFLVFLMIISKTFFDVVKRTILVLPFGIFLAIFQPFVRGETVIYNLFGFSIYYEGLLFGITMFLKFLVCVSAIMLLSSTTPMYQVISASRKLGMPNIMAMLLGLMIRYLFLMYEVMEKTLKAQKSRGYNRKTLGYKNALKIFGYTVGTLFIRAYEQGERTYLAMLSRGYNENSELALYDNKITLLDLVFLCLVIVFIIVSYYLGSLLNQLL, translated from the coding sequence ATGCACGGTAATGTATATATTGTAGAAAAATTATCTTCAAAGGAAAGTTTAATGCATAGGATTGATGCAAGGATAAAGTTAATCTCTATTTTTATAATAGTCTTATTTGCAAATTTACAGGGCAATATATACTCACTGATAATTTTAGAGCTATTTTTAGTCTTTTTAATGATTATATCAAAGACATTTTTTGATGTGGTTAAAAGAACCATCCTTGTTTTACCATTTGGTATATTCTTAGCTATATTTCAGCCATTTGTTAGAGGGGAGACAGTAATTTATAATTTATTTGGATTTTCAATTTATTATGAAGGATTATTATTTGGAATAACCATGTTTTTGAAATTTTTAGTATGTGTTTCTGCAATAATGCTTCTATCATCAACAACCCCTATGTATCAAGTTATAAGTGCTTCTCGAAAGTTAGGAATGCCAAATATTATGGCTATGCTTCTTGGTTTAATGATAAGATATCTGTTTTTAATGTATGAAGTTATGGAAAAAACTCTAAAAGCACAAAAATCGAGAGGATATAATAGAAAAACTTTGGGATATAAAAATGCCTTAAAAATTTTTGGATACACTGTTGGGACTTTATTTATTAGAGCTTATGAACAGGGAGAGAGGACATATTTAGCTATGCTATCAAGAGGATATAATGAAAATAGTGAGTTAGCACTATATGATAACAAAATAACATTATTGGATTTAGTATTTCTATGTTTGGTAATTGTTTTTATTATCGTTTCCTATTATCTTGGCTCTTTACTTAATCAACTTCTTTAA
- a CDS encoding PDGLE domain-containing protein translates to MDNKILIGGLIVAIIIAILAPFLASSNPDGLESTAEKIINEDALHKNLQALGLEEEGTVAPSPMPDYSIEGMGKVGEVIAMIVGTLIMLALAYGVAIVLKKPSSN, encoded by the coding sequence ATGGACAATAAGATACTTATTGGGGGGTTGATTGTAGCTATAATAATTGCCATATTAGCTCCATTCTTAGCTTCAAGCAATCCAGACGGTTTAGAAAGTACTGCTGAGAAAATTATAAATGAAGATGCGTTACATAAAAACTTACAAGCTCTCGGTCTTGAGGAAGAGGGGACAGTAGCTCCATCTCCAATGCCAGATTACTCAATAGAAGGAATGGGTAAAGTTGGAGAAGTTATTGCCATGATTGTAGGGACATTAATAATGTTAGCTCTTGCTTATGGTGTAGCAATAGTTTTAAAAAAGCCAAGTTCAAACTAA
- the cbiM gene encoding cobalt transporter CbiM yields the protein MHIPDGFLPIWESILFWIISLIFVAKSIMWAKNNLDEKSVPLFAALAAGIFAIQAMNMPIPWGTSGHMVGSALTAIIFDSPWAGVLMLTLVLIVQGLFFADGGLLAMGANIFNMGIIGGFVGYYVFKALKKSNVALASFLGGWCATFLAAIACAIELAIGGVFPLDKGLMYMGLYHAVIGIIEGVITAIVVSYLSSTKPDLVKSLSTQ from the coding sequence ATGCACATACCAGATGGATTTCTACCAATATGGGAAAGCATCCTTTTCTGGATAATATCGTTGATATTCGTAGCAAAGTCCATAATGTGGGCAAAAAATAACTTAGATGAGAAATCAGTTCCATTATTTGCTGCTTTAGCTGCAGGTATCTTTGCAATTCAAGCAATGAACATGCCAATTCCATGGGGAACAAGTGGGCACATGGTAGGTAGTGCATTAACAGCAATTATATTTGACAGCCCATGGGCTGGAGTTTTAATGCTAACATTGGTTTTAATTGTTCAGGGGTTGTTCTTCGCAGATGGTGGATTGTTAGCAATGGGGGCTAATATCTTCAACATGGGTATTATTGGTGGTTTTGTTGGTTATTATGTTTTCAAAGCATTGAAAAAATCAAATGTTGCTTTGGCATCTTTCTTAGGTGGATGGTGTGCAACATTCTTAGCTGCTATAGCGTGTGCTATTGAATTAGCTATTGGAGGAGTATTCCCATTAGACAAAGGTTTAATGTATATGGGTCTCTACCACGCTGTTATAGGTATTATTGAAGGGGTTATTACTGCAATAGTTGTAAGTTATTTAAGTTCAACAAAACCTGATTTAGTTAAAAGTTTAAGCACACAATAA